The proteins below are encoded in one region of Hordeum vulgare subsp. vulgare chromosome 3H, MorexV3_pseudomolecules_assembly, whole genome shotgun sequence:
- the LOC123444885 gene encoding heme-binding-like protein At3g10130, chloroplastic, with translation MGLAMAKLMVGKIIVETPKHEVVHTGDGYEIRKYPPCVAAEVTYDPKEMKGDRDGGFQVLANYIGAFGKPQNTKPAEAIAMTAPVITSSSSGSGEAEPIAMTAPVITSSEPEPVAMTVPVLTAEGREEQTGKVTMQFLLPSKYAKAVEAPRPTDERVVLREVPERKYAVVRFSGLAGDKVVAEKAEGLKAALHKDGHVVTGPFVLSRYNPPWTLPPLRTNEVMFPVQ, from the coding sequence ATGGGTCTGGCGATGGCCAAGCTGATGGTCGGGAAGATCATCGTGGAGACGCCGAAGCACGAGGTGGTCCACACCGGCGACGGCTACGAGATCCGCAAGTACCCGCCGTGCGTCGCCGCCGAGGTGACCTACGACCCCAAGGAGATGAAAGGCGACCGCGACGGCGGGTTCCAGGTCCTCGCCAACTACATCGGCGCCTTCGGCAAGCCGCAGAACACCAAGCCTGCTGAGGCGATCGCCATGACGGCGCCGGtcatcacctcctcctcctccggcagcGGCGAGGCAGAGCCGATCGCCATGACGGCGCCGGTGATCACCTCTTCGGAGCCCGAGCCGGTGGCCATGACGGTGCCGGTCCTCACGGCCGAGGGCCGCGAGGAGCAGACGGGTAAGGTGACGATGCAGTTCCTGCTGCCGTCCAAGTACGCCAAGGCGGTGGAGGCGCCGCGGCCGACGGACGAGCGGGTGGTGCTGCGGGAGGTGCCGGAGCGGAAGTACGCGGTGGTGAGGTTCAGCGGTCTGGCCGGAGACAAGGTGGTGGCCGAGAAGGCGGAGGGGCTCAAGGCCGCGCTGCACAAGGACGGGCACGTCGTCACGGGCCCCTTCGTGCTCTCCCGCTACAACCCGCCGTGGACGCTCCCGCCGCTGCGCACCAACGAGGTCATGTTCCCCGTCCAGTGA